The proteins below come from a single Eucalyptus grandis isolate ANBG69807.140 chromosome 3, ASM1654582v1, whole genome shotgun sequence genomic window:
- the LOC108958105 gene encoding subtilisin-like protease SBT1.8, with protein sequence MSSPRISSFTALLKAAHLKWSPSARRSAFMTTTYTPDNAGSLSSMLPVAHIPSHWRTVRDRSTSRKPSPLAWLRYLNKCVTFLCSSDYTIDQVRAVAKHPSVMCSPKVADRSQLNYPSLVLFGSKRVVRYRRELTNVRGAQSVYAVTVMGPSAVKVMVRPRS encoded by the coding sequence ATGTCATCCCCACGCATTAGCAGCTTCACGGCTCTCCTCAAAGCTGCACACCTGAAATGGAGCCCAAGCGCAAGAAGGTCCGCGTTCATGACCACCACCTACACACCCGATAATGCCGGTTCCCTCTCCTCGATGCTGCCGGTGGCACATATTCCATCCCATTGGCGCACGGTGCGGGATAGGTCGACTTCCAGAAAGCCCTCTCCCTTGGCCTGGTTACGATATCTCAACAAATGTGTCACCTTCCTCTGCTCATCGGACTACACCATCGATCAAGTTAGAGCTGTGGCCAAGCACCCCAGCGTCATGTGCTCGCCTAAAGTTGCGGACCGCAGCCAGCTCAACTATCCGTCCTTGGTCTTGTTTGGGAGCAAGAGGGTCGTGAGATACAGGCGCGAACTGACAAATGTCAGGGGTGCACAGTCAGTTTATGCGGTGACGGTGATGGGGCCATCAGCTGTGAAGGTGATGGTGAGGCCGCGAAGTTAG